Below is a genomic region from Pleuronectes platessa chromosome 5, fPlePla1.1, whole genome shotgun sequence.
ATCTGCAGCGCTCTGGCCACCGTGCTGCTTGCCCTGCTGGTCCTGTGTGTCATCTACTGCAAGAGACAGCTGCTAGAGAAGAAGCCCAGTGGTGAGTATCAGCACCTGTAAGCACTGTCCAAAACCACATTTGAAATCTGAACAAGAGGTTTCAAAATCAAGTTTTTGTGGATGAAAAGTCCTTTGATTTGAGTCTTCAAACCAAACACAGAGGCTCAAAAAAAGCTTTGCAAACTTTTCAGTTACCACTGCAGATGCTTTCTATGGACGAGCCAGGTTTGCATGTGCAGCGAGAACTGAACCTTGAACCCCTTTCCCCGGGTGCCAATAAATTCCCAGTACAAATTGTTCTCTGATCAAGACTTCCAAAATAAAGGAGTTCCAAAATGTGCTTGACTTATACAGCCTCATTAGAAAAACCCAACAATGAAAATAAGATGGAGATAGTGTATCTCAAATATGTCACCTGTGTTGAGCAGCCAGTTGTGTGGAAGTCGCACAATATTGGAAATGAGTTTTTGCTCATCTCATAATTGTGCTTTTAACACAGTAACTGCAGTAGCTACATATTTTAAGTGGCTTAAAATATGTAGCTACatgcaagaaggggtacgctCAAGAGCCCCTTGCGTGCCCCTTGCGTGCGTTGCCAAATTTttgtaactatacgacaaagctacgcaagcctcacgcagcccgcaaggctgtgattggtccgctaactacatcctttccggagtcacatttccggtttcatgcctcaTAATACCGGCCGAAACcacagaagatttagaagaaagaatatggaccaaatagaagagcgtttggcaaaAGAcgtccgaaagtatgaccacttgtataacccgtcattgacggaatacaaagacacgcagatggcctgcaattcctggaaggacatctcggctaacgtcggtttgCATGTGGACGAAGGtatgaagctgtggagaaagatcagggacaaatttgtcctccagaaaaagtaactaagtaataaacagtcgacgacgactgccacacacaaagaaggcgtctctaaggtcgtgtTTGACAAAAAACGTtcctccacctagtgttctggcggtgaatcgCTTTGCAACACacgcaacccttggagaaccataaattaaaacgggtccatcgacacaactgcgtgaaaagttgcagccgcagttgcagaaccatgcgccggtctttattgtaagtcgctttggataaaggagtcagctaaatgaaatgtaaagtaatataatggactatggcccactgtattgcactacTCAGCCCTGacttgccagctgtccctcagaaagCCGCCACATTGCCACGCCCCCCACCCTGAGCGACGCGGTTGagtcgcactgtcaacagtccgctccaagGCAGTGGGcttggcggcgtgagtggcccagtccttcggatttttttctgtatgtggccctcgggacaaaaagtttggacacccctggatTATATAAAGGTGGATGAGCAcgatttctttgctcttttgtCAATTACACAGACAGAGTGCCAATTCATCTGTCAGTCGAATAAGGCAAATAATTAATGACATCATGTTTGTCTGGTAAGCTCACCTGAAACAAAGACTGCGATACAAGCTACCaggtctgtatttttttttttaaagtggtgTTAAGAGAACACGAGTCAAATATTTTGTCAGTAGATTCCACTCAGTCCAAACACGCAGCCCGCCCTTCACCCAAGCTGCTACATCACGCTAACACAGAGGTTTTTAAATTGCCATGAGGctgattctcacacacacacacacacacacacatacacacataacacacacacacacacacacgaaaatcTAATTCCAGACTGATTTCTGTTATTATTCTTAATAGGAACGTAGAAAAGTGGAGGCTTGCCACATTATAATAAGCATAATTTAGTTTATAAGCCGTCAATAATTGATGTACTGATTTTTAATAAGTCAACCCAGATAGTCAAGGGTATTAATCCTGACTGTTAATCCAGATGTGTGATAACCTCTGACGAGGTgctcatgttttcatctgcgtatGTTAGCAGAAACTACTCAACCTATTTCCATCAAATCTGGTGGACGGGTGGGCCATGACCTTAGCAAAAACTCAATACATTTTGGTTCTattccagatcagggggcggacCCAATATTTTAATTCTcaattttcaatattttcattgacTTCTCTATTAAGGGGACtggtatttatgagtttgtgcagtTCTAATGCATTTAATTGggacttggtggaggtatggacTCTTCCGAATGCCATTCTAGTACTTATTATTATGGAGAAATTATTTAAGTGGTACCAGTAGGGGGTAGATTCTGCACTGGGTAGTTGTAGGTCTCAGTGGTTGATCGTCCTTCACCGTGTTTCCACAGCAGCCTCTCTGAGGTCCCAGGACTGTCCGTATAACGGAGCAGAGCTGTCGTGCTTGGACCCCCGCTGGCTTCACGACTTTCCCCATAGACACTTCTGCCAGTGTCACCTGGGCCCCGGACACTTCTGCGGTAGGACGTGATTCAGACTGATGTGATTTAATGCTACAAACTTCTTGTGAAGCCACAGccacaatttttttaatgtttctgatAACTGAGGATACCTATTATATTCTAAATTCAGCGATTTACTGTCATGTTGGAACAACTGATGATAGTAATGTGTATATCAACATGTCGTGTGAGATGTTCAGGTCCAGTCCAACTTATCCCATCGCTGTGGTGTGATGAAAGGTGCAGTCTGGGCCGCAGCCATGACAACAGTCCCTTCCAGTCCCAGACGAGCCTCAGTGAGGGGTGAGGACTGCAGCTAATTTATTCccacaagcaacaaaatatgtccaattaaaatcatcatcatcactattcAAACTGCCGGTCAACAGCATGACAGGAAACATTTTTCAGTAGTTCAACTGATCCAAACTACACAGGGAATAAACTGTTTCCAGTGAAACACGTACATCTAAGATACTTCACACAATGATGAGAGAACTTGACACAGTTTGGTTCATCTACAGTAAACCTGGAGACAATGCACAGgctgtgctgctctgctgccttGGGGGCAATGTTCTAATTTCCGTTAATATCAAAGATATAATTTACAGTGGCTAATAACACTCTTTGAGGTGCTGAGAACTAACAGAGGCATATTACCTGTATATGAAACACCACAGGGTGTGGCTGTGAACAGAGATTCACAGTGATATTAACCAAAGCTTTCTTTAACACGTTCCCCCAGGAACCGGGATGAGGAGAGCACACCTGTGCAGCAAGGGGGACACCCAGAGTTTGACACCGTGGAGGCTTGTGGGATAACAAGGAGCTGGGAGCCTGCAGAGCGTTTGCCTCAGTGCAACTCAGAATGTACAGAAAGAATGGAGGAGGATTGTGAGGGTGACAGGGAAGAAGTGGGGTGCAGGTCAGGGTTCTCTCAGTTCACCTGAGAGGAGCAGGCAGATCCACAGTGAAGCTGTGAAAGAAGCACTTCATCCCAAACAGCTCACGTCAACTCAGTTAGGCGAGTCCTTACCTATCTCACATGCAGACCCAACATGACATACCCCAACTGTAAATCATCTTTAAGGATCTGTTTAACTGTTTAATGATCCTGAGCAAAAATAAATCAGCTACTCCAAGTAAATTAAAAATGAGATACCAAAGAGCTGCCTTCACACCTTAAAGCCGTGTTCAGACAAGAACTCCGGATGATGTCCGCAAATTTGGGACTGGACTTTGTCAGGAGTTTGCCTTTAACATATAAACAacccagcaggagattctccgctcagacgcGTCCACAACATCAAAATAAACCCTTCGGCAGATTCAGGAGCggggtggtgcagcagccgGCGGAAGGATATAAAGTATTAAGTCTGCTGAAGAGCTGTTTTTGTTGACAGCACATGAACAACGgcttcagctcttatcacctTAAAccctcttgacatctttgtcggtGTGTTTCCCCGCTTTTTTATCATCAACTTGCCAACTCTCGGTCACGGTGAATCCTCCGGAGGATCTCTTGCTTACATTGACCCATTAGGACATTCGGTTAGGAGAAACTCTAGAGACAGTGCAGAGCCTCTCAAGGTTTGCGTTCTCAATTACAGCTTCTCTGGAGAATGATTGGAGATTAgtcggagttcagtgcatgtctgaaaactgctttagAGACTGTGAAAGAAGTTTCAACCCCTCTCAAACCCCTGCATATAATTTACCTGTAAAAGACAGACAAGAATAATGTAGGACATCCATTTCATGGACTGGGACattgctctgtgtttgtgtccatgcTGAGCAGCTGGTAGAAAAAACGAGAGAGGGCAGCACTAGTTGTTTGATGTGGACGAGACTGTGTTTAAAGTCGGCCGCTGGCTGACTCTGGGTAGATACGTTACTATTCACAGTGTGTCTgccttcttcttcctgctctctctccaggATGACATGGACTTGTTTGGCTCGTGTTCCACCCTTGAACCAGCCTGGACTCAACAACAGCCGAAGCCAGATCCCGTTTCAGATTACTCACACCTGCCATTCCCCCTACcactcccccacacacacacttttaactGCCTGCCGCTGACCTCAGAGCCACTGCTCAAAGAAAGAATCTGAATGAGTATGTTCATACATGTAAACAATAGCACTATGGAGTATACTCAAAGCATGAGGGCaaatgcatgcacgcacacacacacacgcacagacacgcacacaagcacagacatacAAAGAATGTGAACTCTCTGGCCCAGAAGGTGAAATTGAAGTTCAATCGCCGACGAGTGTTGAGTCATGAACACGGAGCAAAGATCCTGTACTCTGCCTTGAAAAGGTCTTGCATCTTCAAATGTAGGAAGGAAACTGTACCGCTGAGTTAGCAGCAGGTGTTATGAAGCTTTTTGCACATAAAAGGTAAAAATTTGAGGTGTGAATAGAAGTTTAAAAAGTGATTATGTCGCACATTGAAGACAATCTTGATACTGGACGAGTAAAGAGCAGGAAAGTTTGAGTGATAAATATGTtgtagatactgtacaatagtAAATAGGTCAATATTTTTGTAACATAGACTTGACAGACAGTATGTTTGCTTCTCTTCCAGGTATAATGTTGATGGATGTGAACACTCACTTCCACGTgtcatttttgtaaataaaccaTTTGACCAGTTTACATTCTGAGGAATTTATACAATGCACTTCCAGTTGGACGTTCATCTAGAagatctgtaaaaaaaacatagcttTATGACTAGTGTGGCTGTGCAGCAGGAGCTAGAGTGGGTCATCCAGTAATTGGAAGGTCGGTGCTTCGTTTCCCAGCTCTTCCACTCACATAAGGGCAAGACACTAACCCCCAAATCGCTCTTGATGGCAGAATGTGAATGAGATGCCTGATTAACGaagcactgtgtgaatgggtgaatgttaaCTATGACCTAAACCCCAAACAATGAGCACATTACAGGATGAGCAGATTAGCTATTCTTCCTCAcactgatgtcatcaggatACGACAATGTTCTGGCAGTATGTGAGCTGTAAATGGATCTTTaatcaaatgttaaaaaagaaaaaaacatgtgaattaagatacatttattaggaaaatgtttttcaaaCGTTTAAAAAAAGTCGATGTGACTTTTAGAGAGGGCAGCAGCTTATAAAATGCAGATAATTCATTTACAGAGAAAGTGAAGCTGCTGAGTGTGTGCTACGCTGCTGTAGCCTTCACCTCTCGACTCAGCAGCAAAGGTACAAGTCCGtttccatcagcagcagcatctttcAGCTCTCAGAGTCCATGATGAAGGTCTCAAAGTTCGGGTTGAGCTCAGACACCAGCGCTTCCACAAACTCCTCGATGGTGGGTCGTCTTTGCAGCATCCctgtcacacagaaacacagcggCAGG
It encodes:
- the tnfrsf19 gene encoding tumor necrosis factor receptor superfamily member 19 isoform X4; this translates as MVWMLQHTLTLLLTVKVIYSTLIPLRAEEETRECREQEYKDRFGNCKPCKQCDAGQELSKECGFGYGEDARCVPCRSSRFKEDRSLQKCKPCLDCGFINRFQKGNCSTTSNAVCGDCLPGHYRKTKLSGFQDMECIPCGDPPPPYEPHCSGRVDLVPLPSVVTSPQDMALAAVICSALATVLLALLVLCVIYCKRQLLEKKPSASLRSQDCPYNGAELSCLDPRWLHDFPHRHFCQCHLGPGHFCGPVQLIPSLWCDERCSLGRSHDNSPFQSQTSLSEGNRDEESTPVQQGGHPEFDTVEACGITRSWEPAERLPQCNSECTERMEEDCEGDREEVGCRSGFSQFT
- the tnfrsf19 gene encoding tumor necrosis factor receptor superfamily member 19 isoform X3 — encoded protein: MVWMLQHTLTLLLTVKVIYSTLIPLRAEEETRECREQEYKDRFGNCKPCKQCDAGQELSKECGFGYGEDARCVPCRSSRFKEDRSLQKCKPCLDCGFINRFQKGNCSTTSNAVCGDCLPGHYRKTKLSGFQDMECIPCGDPPPPYEPHCSGRVDLVPLPSVVTSPQDMALAAVICSALATVLLALLVLCVIYCKRQLLEKKPSAASLRSQDCPYNGAELSCLDPRWLHDFPHRHFCQCHLGPGHFCGPVQLIPSLWCDERCSLGRSHDNSPFQSQTSLSEGNRDEESTPVQQGGHPEFDTVEACGITRSWEPAERLPQCNSECTERMEEDCEGDREEVGCRSGFSQFT